A genomic stretch from Bos javanicus breed banteng chromosome 29, ARS-OSU_banteng_1.0, whole genome shotgun sequence includes:
- the LOC133240921 gene encoding PRAME family member 8-like, whose protein sequence is MVQAFPFVCLPMGSLISPPHVGPLQAVLEALDVLLAQKVHSRWLEQSKSSIHLYSKKPKTVSMPVDGTVKFLSMVQWDVSSLRSEQHPYPDHIRPVSQDSIQRRVRMSVHNPPRLAILAAIGLLRDEPLAISTLEFLPTELYPLLFMAAVFGRHRETLKAMVPAWPFARLPLGSLMQKPHQGTLQAVLEGLDVLLAQKVHPRRGKLRVLDLRNTGQDFWNMWSGGKGHMPSSSLLVPVAEDMSRKRHPLTPLEVYIELCLMKKPLEKFLTYLFRWVEQRKASIHLCCKKMKIISMSKENMEEVLRMVKLDCVQMVTLSFTQKLSTLAQFAPLLGQMSNVQSLILSRIRGSAVEEQDHQDLLQLTSQILQLRNLRDLRMEAPFFLEGRLDQMLRCLKTPLDNISITNCLLTESDLTHLSWCPKICQLKGLNLSGVTLTDFNPKLLQVLLEKVAGTLEELDLNLCGITDVHLMGFLPALSCCSQLRVLTMCGNLISMAVLESVLRHTDRLPDLNLELYPAPRESYSSLGVLHRERFAQIKAKLRVILTYLERPRKIWVSPSPCPHCGDDMCGHLSPNT, encoded by the exons ATGGTGCAAGCCTTTCCCTttgtctgcctgccaatggggAGCCTCATTTCCCCGCCTCATGTGGGGCCCTTACAAGCAGTGCTGGAAGCACTTGATGTCCTGCTGGCCCAGAAGGTTCATTCCAG GTGGTTGGAGCAGAGTAAATCCTCCATCCACCTGTACAGTAAGAAGCCGAAGACTGTCTCTATGCCTGTGGATGGCACTGTGAAGTTCCTGAGCATGGTGCAGTGGGACGTGTCCAG TCTGAGGTCTGAGCAGCACCCCTACCCCGACCACATCAGACCTG TTTCCCAGGATTCAATTCAGAGAAGAGTCAGGATGAGTGTTCACAACCCTCCCAGACTTGCGATCTTGGCAGCAATTGGCCTGCTGAGAGATGAGCCCTTAGCCATCTCTACTTTGGAGTTTCTGCCCACAGAGCTCTACCCACTACTCTTCATGGCTGCCGTCTTTGGCCGACACAGGGAGACCCTGAAGGCTATGGTGCCAGCCTGGCCCTTTGCCCGCCTGCCTCTGGGAAGCCTGATGCAAAAGCCTCACCAAGGAACCTTACAAGCAGTGCTGGAAGGCCTTGATGTCCTGCTTGCCCAGAAGGTTCACCCCAG GAGGGGCAAGCTGCGGGTGCTGGACTTAAGGAATACTGGCCAGGACTTCTGGAACATGTGGTCTGGAGGCAAGGGCCACATGCCCTCCAGCTCACTGCTGGTTCCAGTGGCTGAGGACATGTCCAGGAAAAGGCACCCCTTGACTCCCTTAGAAGTGTACATAGAACTTTGTCTTATGAAAAAGCCCCTGGAGAAATTCCTTACGTACCTCTTCAGGTGGGTGGAGCAGAGAAAAGCCTCCATACACCTGTGCTGTAAGAAGATGAAGATTATTTCAATGTCCAAGGAAAATATGGAGGAAGTTCTCAGGATGGTGAAGCTGGACTGTGTACAGATGGTGACACTGAGTTTCACCCAGAAGCTGTCCACCCTGGCCCAGTTTGCTCCTCTCCTGGGTCAGATGAGCAACGTTCAGAGTCTCATTCTCTCCCGCATTCGTGGGTCTGCTGTGGAGGAGCAGGACCATCAGGATCTTCTGCAATTGACCTCTCAGATCCTCCAGCTGCGGAACCTCAGGGACCTCCGCATGGAAGCTCCATTCTTCCTTGAAGGCCGTCTGGACCAAATGCTCAG gtgCTTGAAGACCCCCTTGGACAACATCTCAATCACCAACTGCCTGCTTACAGAATCAGACCTGACCCATCTGTCCTGGTGTCCAAAAATCTGTCAGCTGAAGGGCCTGAATCTTAGCGGCGTCACCCTGACCGACTTTAATCCCAAGCTCCTTCAAGTTCTGCTGGAGAAAGTTGCAGGCACTCTGGAAGAACTGGACTTAAACCTGTGTGGGATCACGGACGTCCACCTCATGGGCTTTCTGCCTGCCCTGAGCTGCTGCTCCCAGCTTAGGGTCCTCACCATGTGCGGAAACCTCATCTCCATGGCTGTCCTGGAGAGTGTCCTGCGTCATACTGACAGGCTCCCTGATTTAAATCTAGAGCTTTATCCAGCCCCTCGGGAGAGTTACAGCTCTCTGGGTGTCCTTCACCGGGAGAGATTTGCTCAGATAAAGGCTAAGCTGAGGGTGATCCTTACATACTTAGAACGTCCCAGGAAGATTTGGGTTAGCCCCAGCCCCTGTCCTCACTGTGGTGATGACATGTGTGGTCACCTGAGTCCCAACACATAA